Proteins found in one Sorghum bicolor cultivar BTx623 chromosome 1, Sorghum_bicolor_NCBIv3, whole genome shotgun sequence genomic segment:
- the LOC8064882 gene encoding BTB/POZ and MATH domain-containing protein 1 — MSFAGVSFIGSGGLSGRSTPATAASLVTDSGYHLLVIDGYSRTRETTPNGDCIKSSPFRVGGHSWCIQYYPNGRVSEVADCIHLALVLDEHNIEEAVKVQFDFSLVDKAEKQLPSNIHETEVINFSNETPCYGCAFMNRNELEKSELLKDDSLTIKCDIMVIKDVDIDRTGANTAPFVVVPASDMIQHLSSLLQSTEGSDVTFEIGREIFAAHRCVLACRSTVFKGLLGSMNEGTTAGVVRIDDMEARVFKLLLGFIYRDSVPEKEAEDDDVMWQHLLVAADRYDLLRLRLICEQKLCTYINTTTAATILALAERHHGRGLKDACLDFLTRAHANLQEVTVLGGLDHLASTCPLVLKELIVKLVSPNKKARIDVNTAFVTVPASDMHQHFTHLLQSGEDTDVVFEVSGEKLHAHRCILAARSAVFRAELFGPMKEGTTTGVIRINDMEARVFKLMLTFIYSDSMPDINEEEDMEEDEEKDDDVDDIEVTWQHLLVAADRYDLQRLRLMCENKLCGYINTTKVASILELAEQHHCRGLKEACLDFLNFPPNLQQVMAAGGLSHLSSSCPSVLIDLIAKLAYLKPSDEL, encoded by the coding sequence ATGTCGTTCGCCGGCGTATCTTTCATCGGCAGTGGCGGACTGTCGGGTCGATCTACCCCAGCCACCGCGGCCTCCCTTGTCACTGACAGCGGATACCACCTCCTTGTGATCGACGGGTACTCACGCACCAGAGAGACCACCCCGAACGGCGACTGTATAAAGTCTTCCCCTTTCAGAGTCGGCGGCCATAGCTGGTGTATCCAATACTACCCCAACGGCAGAGTGTCCGAGGTGGCTGACTGCATACACCTTGCTCTCGTACTTGATGAGCACAACATTGAGGAAGCTGTCAAGGTGCAATTCGACTTCAGCTTGGTTGACAAGGCTGAGAAGCAACTGCCATCAAATATCCATGAAACCGAAGTGATTAACTTCAGTAACGAGACCCCGTGTTACGGTTGTGCTTTCATGAACAGAAATGAACTGGAGAAATCAGAACTTCTCAAGGACGACAGTCTCACCATAAAGTGCGACATCATGGTCATCAAGGATGTCGATATCGATAGAACTGGAGCCAACACTGCCCCTTTTGTGGTGGTGCCAGCATCTGACATGATCCAACATCTCAGCAGTCTCCTTCAGTCTACAGAGGGGTCCGATGTGACCTTTGAGATCGGCAGAGAGATCTTTGCTGCACACCGGTGCGTACTTGCCTGCAGGTCAACGGTCTTCAAGGGGCTTCTTGGCTCCATGAATGAGGGCACAACAGCAGGTGTCGTACGCATAGATGACATGGAGGCACGAGTATTCAAGCTCCTCCTTGGGTTCATTTACCGTGACTCGGTGCCTGAGAAAGAAGCAGAAGACGATGATGTCATGTGGCAGCACTTGCTTGTGGCGGCAGATAGATATGATCTCCTGAGGCTGAGGCTGATCTGTGAACAAAAGTTATGTACATACATTAACACGACTACAGCAGCAACGATTCTTGCGCTAGCTGAGCGGCACCATGGCCGAGGGCTCAAGGATGCTTGCTTGGACTTCCTTACCAGGGCTCATGCCAATCTGCAGGAGGTAACGGTGCTTGGTGGCCTGGACCACCTAGCAAGCACCTGCCCTTTAGTCCTCAAAGAGCTCATTGTCAAGCTTGTGTCACCTAATAAGAAGGCTAGGATTGATGTCAACACAGCATTTGTCACGGTGCCGGCATCTGATATGCACCAGCATTTCACTCACCTCCTCCAGTCTGGTGAGGACACCGATGTTGTATTTGAGGTCAGCGGAGAGAAGCTCCATGCACACCGCTGCATTCTTGCAGCCAGGTCAGCAGTTTTCAGGGCTGAGCTTTTTGGCCCCATGAAGGAGGGCACCACCACTGGTGTCATACGCATAAACGATATGGAAGCCAGAGTGTTCAAGTTGATGCTTACTTTCATTTACAGTGACTCGATGCCAGACATTAACGAAGAGGAAGAcatggaggaggacgaggagaagGATGACGACGTGGACGACATAGAAGTGACGTGGCAGCACTTGCTTGTGGCGGCAGATAGATATGATCTCCAGAGGTTGAGGCTGATGTGTGAAAACAAGTTGTGTGGGTACATCAACACAACCAAGGTGGCGAGCATCCTTGAGCTAGCTGAGCAGCATCATTGCCGAGGGCTGAAGGAGGCATGCTTGGATTTTCTGAACTTCCCTCCTAATCTTCAACAAGTCATGGCGGCCGGCGGCCTCAGCCACCTGAGTAGTAGCTGTCCCTCTGTCCTGATAGATCTCATTGCCAAGCTTGCATACCTGAAGCCATCTGACGAACTCTAA